A genomic region of Pseudomonas abietaniphila contains the following coding sequences:
- a CDS encoding efflux RND transporter periplasmic adaptor subunit — protein MQFKPAVTVLVTAVALASLLSGCSKKEEAAAAPPPPQVGVVTLKTQAYTLTTELPGRTTAFRVAEVRPQVNGIILKRLFTEGADVKAGQQLYQIDPSIYQANLDSAKATYQSANSLANRYKQLINEQAVSRQEYDTAVGSAREAQAAVQTAEINVRYTKVYAPISGRIGRSSVTEGALVSSAQADAMATIQQLDPIYVDVTQSSVDMLKLRRELESGQLQKAGDNAAKVKLVLEDGSVYPIDGKLEFSEVSVDETTGSVTLRAVFQNPDHTLLPGMFVHARLQAGVAANAILVPQQGITRDLKGTPTALIVNQDNKVESRTLVANRTIGSDWLVEKGLNAGDRVITEGLQYVKPGAQVKVAEATNVKAANPATAPATDPAAGSKGE, from the coding sequence ATGCAATTCAAGCCAGCTGTTACCGTACTGGTCACTGCCGTCGCCCTGGCATCGCTGCTCAGCGGATGCAGTAAAAAGGAAGAAGCGGCCGCGGCACCACCGCCTCCTCAGGTCGGCGTCGTCACTCTGAAAACGCAGGCCTACACCCTGACCACCGAGTTGCCGGGCCGGACCACTGCGTTCCGGGTCGCTGAAGTTCGTCCGCAGGTCAACGGGATCATCCTCAAGCGTCTATTCACCGAAGGTGCTGACGTCAAAGCAGGCCAGCAGCTGTACCAGATCGATCCGTCGATCTATCAGGCGAATCTGGACAGCGCCAAGGCGACCTATCAGTCGGCCAATTCGCTGGCCAACCGCTATAAGCAGCTGATCAACGAGCAAGCCGTCAGCCGTCAGGAATACGACACCGCTGTCGGCTCCGCACGGGAAGCCCAGGCCGCCGTACAGACTGCCGAAATCAATGTGCGCTACACCAAGGTTTATGCACCGATCTCCGGCCGTATCGGTCGTTCGTCGGTGACCGAGGGCGCATTGGTCAGCAGTGCCCAGGCAGACGCCATGGCAACCATTCAGCAGCTTGATCCAATCTACGTCGACGTCACGCAGTCTTCGGTCGACATGCTCAAACTGCGTCGTGAACTGGAAAGCGGTCAGTTGCAGAAAGCGGGCGACAACGCGGCGAAGGTCAAATTGGTGCTGGAAGACGGTAGTGTTTATCCGATAGACGGCAAACTTGAGTTCTCGGAAGTGTCAGTTGACGAGACCACAGGCTCGGTGACACTGCGCGCCGTGTTCCAAAACCCGGACCACACGTTGCTGCCGGGCATGTTCGTTCATGCACGCCTGCAGGCCGGTGTTGCAGCCAACGCAATTCTGGTGCCTCAGCAAGGCATTACCCGAGATCTTAAAGGCACGCCGACTGCGCTGATCGTCAACCAGGACAACAAGGTTGAAAGCCGCACGCTGGTTGCCAACCGCACCATCGGCAGCGACTGGCTCGTCGAGAAAGGCTTGAACGCTGGCGATCGTGTGATCACCGAAGGTCTGCAGTATGTGAAACCGGGTGCGCAGGTGAAAGTCGCCGAAGCCACCAACGTCAAGGCAGCCAACCCGGCCACTGCCCCGGCGACTGATCCAGCCGCAGGCAGTAAAGGGGAGTAA